Sequence from the Fulvivirga ligni genome:
GGCCGATGGGGACATGTCAGTGATGGAGCACCTGTTTGTAGATAGAATTGATCTTTGTGTATACGGCAATACGCAACCTTTCAGAGCTAGAATTGTCAATCGAATCAATGATAACTTCGACTATTTCTACATTAAAAATGCTGATGCCTCAAGAATTTATGGCCTGGAGATAGAGCATCTTCTCTCACCCAACAGAATTGCTTATGCGGTAGATAGAGATACTCTCATTGAAGAGCACATTGTAGGCATTCCCGGCGATCAATTCATGAAATCTCACATGAATAATGATAATGTAAATAAGATCAGGCTGGCTAAAGAGTTTGTAAAGTTCAATGAACGCTGCTTTGTAAGGCTTCTTGGAGATATGCATTCCAGTAACTTTGTGATAGATATAACGCCCGATTTTGAAGATGTAGATTATCGCATAAGAGCTATCGACTTTGACCAGCAGTCGTACGAGGGCAGGAAATCCATTTACCTACCGCAATATTTTAAGCAGAATAATCCATTGATTCAAATGGGAATTGCCTGCATGACTCCGGAAACCGTAAAGCAATATCAAAAAGAAGAAAGGTTTTTAATTGCCACCAGATATAAAGCCAGTAAGGACAAGATCAATAAACTGATTGATGTAATGTCTAAAGATCAGATATCTACAGAAGAGAATACCCAAACCTTAAAGGAGGATTTGGCGACTCATTATAATAAAGATGCGTTTTTAAAATGTAATACCATGGGCGACATATTAAAAACTAGCCTTGAAACTGTTTTTGACCAAAAGTCTCCTTATCAGTTTCCCATATAAAAAAGAAAGCCCCGGCTTTTAGGCCAGGGCTTGTGCAATATATTCAAGGATTTATTTTAGCAATTGTATTAACTGATTATCACAGTCTCCACTTTTTCTTTCTTCACATATCTATAATAAGCTTTTTTCAAGGCACCGGTGATATGAGCTACATACTCTCTGCTTTTGCTTATGATTGGTCTCTTATCACCTTCAGCAGTTCTGATCTCTACTGCATATTTATCTTTAGCGGCAATCATCCAAATAATTCCTCCGAAGATAAGTACTACACCCATTCCTATGGATAGCATATTCGTGTCAAATACATAAAGGGCTCCATCAGTATTCATTGTCCAATCCGCAAAAAGCTCTAATGAACCTAGCAGAATGCCCAGAAAACCCAGCACAAATAGTATGATTCCAGGAGCTTTACTAGCTGGTAATCTCTGCAAGTTGATATTAGTAATACCTTCAAGGTTATACTCTTTTTTTTCTGTGTAGAACTTGTCTCTTGTAATTTTTACACCGTGACCGTCTGTATATATAATTTCTTCTCTTTTCATCTTTTTCAATGTTTAGTTGAATATGGCTGATAATACTTTTAGTTATACAAAAGGAATGCCTGAGGGAGAATTAGGCCAGATTCGGCGTATTTTAGGATGAAACATTGATTGTTCGAGTAAATTCTTCCCCAACTCAGTGTCTTTTTTTCACCTTTTTGTTTCTTTGCACCAAAACAAGAGACATTGATAGTAGCTAAACCCAAAAGAAATACTTTATTCTCTCTAGGCTTGTTCATAGCATTGGCTGTGGGTATTGCTGTTTATATCACTACCCTGATACTTAAGAGTGATCACCCTGCCTGGTACCAGTATGTGCTTACCTCATTATTATACCCGATAGGAATTGGACTGGCCATTAAAGTAATTGTGGGTTATAAATCTGTAACTATCGGAAAGAACAAGATTGAAATCAGTTATCCCGTTCAGTTCAGAAAGTTACAATACGACCTGAAAGATATTACCAGCTGGAAAGAAACTAGTGTAAAAACAGCCACCGGAACCTATAAAGAAGTGGCCATTGAATTTAATAATAAGAAAAACCTCAACCTTTCTTACCAGGAACACACTGATTACAGCAAAGTGATTCAGTATTTAAAAAAGAAGTGTTCCCGAGCTCAGGTAAAATGAGGTTCTAATCCTCATCATCTACATCACTCTTGCTGTTACTGATCTTACCAGATTTGAGGTCTCTGACAAAATTAGACCAACGCATAGGATTCAGAAAATTATTGGGAGGCATCTGACCAGTGAGTTCATATAAACGGCTATATCTCATTTGATCATATTGATACTCTGATTTTGTATTTTCTTCTACCGTCTGAGCAATATCTCTTTTCACCTCTCTTACCAGATCTGGCATTCCTCTTTTAGGCTCAGTATCTAGAAAGGCCTTTTCAAAATTTTGCTTAGAAGGCCATGGAAATACAACCAGTTCATTCAACAATACTGTTTCTTTTCTCATCAGCTGCATAAGCGTATATTGATCTGAGCTCAATTCAAATGGCATCACGAAGGATGACCTATTATATCCGATGGAAGAAAAGGTAAGTGTATCACCAGGATGTACAAAAACGGAAAAATAACCACTATTATCAGAAGAGGTTCCGTACATACTTCCCTCCACCTGAATAGTGATGTAAGGCAGCGCCTCCTTGGTGTCTGCATCTACCACCACGCCGGAAACTCGGACAGTGGGTGGTGCGCTTCTTTGCGCAAATAAGCTAACACTGATTAATAATAATCCTACAAGTAGTACTGCCTTACTTTTCATCTCTCTATTATTTGTGTGACCAATCGTATTTATCTAATGATTGCAGGCAGGCCGTAAGTAGGTCTACACTGCTATCTATATCTTTTTTATGTGTCATTTCTATTACCTGATGCAGGTGGCGCGTAGGAACTGACACTGCCCCTGAAATAGCACCTCTTTTACCCATTCGCTGAAGACCAGCTGTATCTGTTCCTCCTGCGGTAAGCACCTCAGTTTGCCACTGAATACCATTTTCATCAGCGGTCTTTTTCATATAGTCTACCATTCTATAATCACAGATGGTCATAGCATCTAAGATTTTAATGGCAGTACCTTTACCTAATGATGTGATTTTCTCATGGCTGGATGCACCTGGCAAATCATAGGCTATGGTAGTATCAAGCCCAAATCCGAAATCAGGATCAA
This genomic interval carries:
- a CDS encoding DUF6232 family protein, translated to MKREEIIYTDGHGVKITRDKFYTEKKEYNLEGITNINLQRLPASKAPGIILFVLGFLGILLGSLELFADWTMNTDGALYVFDTNMLSIGMGVVLIFGGIIWMIAAKDKYAVEIRTAEGDKRPIISKSREYVAHITGALKKAYYRYVKKEKVETVIIS
- a CDS encoding carboxypeptidase-like regulatory domain-containing protein, with translation MKSKAVLLVGLLLISVSLFAQRSAPPTVRVSGVVVDADTKEALPYITIQVEGSMYGTSSDNSGYFSVFVHPGDTLTFSSIGYNRSSFVMPFELSSDQYTLMQLMRKETVLLNELVVFPWPSKQNFEKAFLDTEPKRGMPDLVREVKRDIAQTVEENTKSEYQYDQMRYSRLYELTGQMPPNNFLNPMRWSNFVRDLKSGKISNSKSDVDDED